In a single window of the Rhopalosiphum padi isolate XX-2018 chromosome 1, ASM2088224v1, whole genome shotgun sequence genome:
- the LOC132917562 gene encoding zinc finger protein 883-like yields MEHLNSKDNNIPKFNKIVKVSIERCDNLLKFHNRQKIKEETFEYKDSDITIEDDPVLQKLKQEYNDVNIQSISTIEQQNIHINNEQGLILSNSNSNENDDTAICNGVKYEVDYIDNVVYSSFIEIEPISLQLMSDDRESEEEKSYNCNICKSSFSTSRDLKKHKKSHKKNDKTENLQTFSEELDANSPNKTPEQKITYDCEYCNKVFSVKSNLTVHIRSHTGIKPYTCDLCQRAFAQKQNLMCHMRTHTGYKPHTCHICKMTFTHSSLLKYHKWKHTGVKPFKCEICVREFSRKSCLIFHQKHSHTGEKLFKCHLCNETFYRKTFLKNHMLVHNILQLEECHICEKKYSHKSSLKRHLLGHVGEKMIECAMCKKSFYRKSCLVAHIKVHMTERPYECNLCKSTFPTASELNSHSISHTVDKPFQCQLCDSSFIIESLLNMHMRSHTGDRPYQCPHCLVTYAQMKSYSYHLKTHRDHKLYRCDLCKATLFQKSKLIDHMRIHTGTKPFKCSVCNKRFTQKDVLQSHIRTHNIEEKYKCDICEIYFNLKSNLIKHIKTHPAFKSNFKCRFCKTTFLQKFKYMYHMKIHSKNDFHQCNVCGISFLLKTDMKKHEITHIIEKCNICDLSFPSKIARINHERRNHTDVIYQCFICWKLFYQKIQLSRHIKLHMKNMPSKCIQCKGPLLKKPISVKELRAITGSRKNECGVCSVIF; encoded by the exons atggagcatttaaattcaaa agACAACAATATTCCTAAgttcaataaaatagtaaaagtatCAATTGAAAGATGTGATAACCTATTGAAATTTCATAATCGACAAAAAATCAAAGAAGAAACTTTTGAATATAAAGATTCAGATATCACTATTGAAGATGACCCTGTTCT ccaAAAACTCAAACAGGAATACAATGATGTTAATATTCAGTCTATTTCAACAATAgaacaacaaaatattcatataaataatgagCAGGGATTGATTCTCTCAAA TTCTAATTCTAACGAAAATGATGATACTGCTATCTGTAATGGTGTAAAATATGAAGTTGACTATATTGATAATGTGGTTTATAGTAGCTTTATTGAAATTGAACCTATAAGTTTACAGTTAATGTCAGATGATAGGGAGTCTGAGGAGGAAAAATCATACAATTGTAATATCTGTAAATCATCATTTTCAACAAGCAGAGATTTAAAAAAGCACAAgaaatcccataaaaaaaatgacaaaactgAAAATCTTCAAACATTTTCTGAAGAATTAGACGCGAATAGCCCTAATAAAACACCTGAACAGAAAATAACTTACGACTGCGAATACTGCAATAAGGTTTTTAgtgttaaatcaaatttaacagtACACATAAGATCACATACTGGTATAAAACCATACACATGTGATCTGTGTCAAAGAGCTTTTGCTCAGAAACAAAATTTGATGTGTCATATGAGAACACATACTGGGTATAAACCTCATACGTGTCACATTTGTAAAATGACATTTACTCATAGTTCATTGTTAAAATACCATAAATGGAAACACACTGGTGTTAAACCATTTAAATGCGAAATTTGTGTTAGAGAATTTTCTCGAAAATCGTGTTTAATTTTCCATCAAAAACATAGCCATACAGgtgaaaaactttttaaatgtcATCTTTGTAATGAAACATTTTATCgaaaaacttttttgaaaaatcatatGCTAGTccacaatattttacaattagaaGAATGTCATATTTGTGAGAAAAAGTATTCTCACAAATCAAGTTTAAAAAGACATTTGTTGGGCCATGTTGGTGAAAAGATGATTGAATGCGCAATGTGTAAAAAGTCCTTTTATCGGAAATCTTGTTTAGTTGCCCATATAAAAGTTCATATGACAGAAAGACCTTATGAATGTAATCTTTGCAAATCAACATTTCCTACAGCATCAGAACTAAACAGTCATTCAATATCTCACACTGTTGATAAACCATTTCAATGCCAGCTTTGTGACTCGAGTTTTATAATAGAATCACTTTTGAATATGCATATGAGATCTCATACTGGAGATCGACCATATCAATGCCCTCATTGTTTAGTGACATATGCACAAATGAAAAGTTACTCTTACCATTTAAAAACTCACAGAGATCATAAATTGTATAGATGTGATTTATGTAAGGCAAcactttttcaaaaaagtaagtTAATTGATCATATGAGAATACATACTGGTACAAAACCTTTTAAATGTTCTGTTTGTAATAAGAGATTTACGCAAAAAGATGTTTTACAATCACATATAAGAACTCACaatattgaagaaaaatataaatgtgatatatgtgaaatttattttaatctaaaatcaaatttgattaaacatattaaaacacATCCTGCcttcaaatcaaattttaagtGTAGGTTttgtaaaacaacatttttacaaaaatttaaatatatgtatcatatgAAAATTCACtctaaaaatgattttcatCAATGTAACGTTTGTGGTATTTCTTTTCTACTGAAAACCGACATGAAAAAGCATGAGATAACACATATAATTGAAAAGTGTAATATTTGTGATCTATCTTTCCCTTCAAAAATAGCGCGTATAAATCACGAAAGAAGAAATCATACAGATGTAATATATCAATGTTTTATCTGCTGGaaattgttttatcaaaaaatacaattatcacGTCATATCAAATTGCACATGAAGAACATGCCAtctaaatgtatacaatgtaaAGGACCATTGTTAAAAAAACCTATTTCAGTTAAGGAATTAAGAGCCATAACTGGAAGTAGAAAAAATGAATGCGGTGTGTGTTCCGTCATCTTCTAA